The following are encoded in a window of Sphaerisporangium siamense genomic DNA:
- a CDS encoding DEAD/DEAH box helicase, with protein sequence MPNWKPVTATTSPSRRPGPILTRLLAVPARRERVTHVEHVPARQAGHVRWPEWVDQRLVSRLRNQGVDGLWEHQAMAADLAHRGQNVIIATGTASGKSLAYLVPAVSEILSGGTVLYLTPTKALAADQLRSLADLGLDEVRAATYDGDTPPDERQWVRRHANYVLTNPDMLHRSMLPRHSAWTSFWRRLKMIVVDECHGYRGVFGSHVAQILRRLRRICGKYGSRPVFMLVSATVSDPAVAAMRLTGLEMDEVTTDASPRGSTTFALWEPPLTDLRGEGGAPVRRTVTAETADLLSDLVIDDVRTLAFVRSRRGAETVSLIARGNLEEISPELPAKVAAYRAGYLAEDRRTLEKALRSGAITGLATTNALELGIDVSGLDAVLIAGWPGTRASLWQQAGRAGRDGQDALAVLIARDDPLDTYLVHHPEALFGRPVEAIVLDPDNPYVLGPHLCAAAAEIPLSEADLPTFGPSAAEVLDDLVARGLLRRRAQGWFWTRRDRAADLADIRGSGGPPVHVVEASTGRLLGTVDEPSAHTAVHTGAVYLHQGGTYVVEQLDLDASVALVSSASPDYSTFARDVTDITVLESVRSHPLGPGELHFGTVEVTRQVVSFLKRRLQTGEVLGEEPLDLPPRTLRTRAVWWTLPEEVVAPLRAAGLDVAGAAHAAEHASIGLLPLFATCDRWDIGGVSTELHLDTGLLTVFVYDGHEGGAGFAERGYARARDWLTATREAIASCECDRGCPSCIQSPKCGNANDPLNKPGAQTLLNLLLTP encoded by the coding sequence ATGCCAAACTGGAAACCAGTGACTGCGACTACTTCACCCTCAAGGCGACCAGGCCCGATCCTCACACGCCTGCTCGCGGTGCCCGCACGCCGGGAGCGTGTCACCCATGTGGAACACGTTCCCGCACGTCAGGCGGGTCATGTGCGCTGGCCGGAGTGGGTTGACCAGCGGCTTGTCAGCCGTCTGCGAAATCAGGGCGTCGACGGCCTCTGGGAGCACCAGGCGATGGCCGCCGACCTGGCACATCGTGGCCAAAACGTGATCATCGCCACAGGAACCGCGTCGGGAAAATCTTTGGCCTACCTGGTGCCGGCCGTGTCGGAGATCCTCTCCGGAGGCACCGTCCTTTACCTGACGCCGACCAAGGCCCTCGCCGCCGACCAGCTCCGGTCGCTCGCCGACCTCGGCCTCGACGAGGTGCGCGCGGCGACCTATGACGGCGACACCCCGCCCGACGAGCGCCAGTGGGTGCGGCGGCACGCCAACTACGTGCTGACCAACCCCGACATGCTGCACCGGTCGATGCTCCCCCGCCACTCGGCGTGGACGTCGTTCTGGCGGCGGCTGAAGATGATCGTCGTGGACGAGTGCCACGGCTACCGCGGGGTCTTCGGGTCCCACGTGGCGCAGATCCTCCGCCGGCTGCGCCGGATATGCGGCAAGTACGGCTCCCGGCCGGTGTTCATGCTCGTCTCGGCGACGGTGAGCGACCCCGCGGTCGCGGCGATGCGCCTCACCGGGCTTGAGATGGACGAGGTGACCACGGACGCCTCTCCCAGGGGTTCTACCACCTTCGCGCTGTGGGAGCCGCCCCTGACCGATCTGCGGGGCGAGGGCGGCGCCCCCGTCCGGCGGACGGTGACGGCCGAGACCGCCGACCTGCTGAGCGACCTGGTGATCGACGACGTGCGCACGCTCGCCTTCGTGCGCTCGCGCCGGGGCGCGGAGACGGTCTCGCTCATCGCGCGCGGCAACCTGGAGGAGATCTCGCCCGAGCTCCCCGCCAAGGTCGCCGCCTACCGCGCCGGGTACCTCGCCGAGGACCGGCGGACGCTGGAGAAGGCGCTGCGGTCCGGCGCCATCACCGGGCTCGCGACCACCAACGCCCTGGAACTCGGCATCGACGTCTCCGGGCTCGACGCCGTGCTCATCGCGGGCTGGCCCGGCACCCGGGCGTCGCTCTGGCAGCAGGCAGGCCGCGCCGGCCGTGACGGGCAGGACGCCCTCGCCGTGCTGATCGCCCGTGACGACCCCCTCGACACCTACCTCGTCCACCACCCCGAGGCCCTGTTCGGACGGCCGGTCGAGGCGATCGTGCTGGACCCGGACAACCCGTACGTCCTCGGCCCCCACCTGTGCGCCGCGGCCGCCGAGATCCCGCTGTCCGAGGCCGACCTGCCCACCTTCGGCCCCTCCGCGGCCGAAGTGCTGGACGACCTCGTGGCCCGCGGCCTGCTGCGCCGGCGCGCCCAGGGCTGGTTCTGGACGCGCAGGGACCGCGCCGCCGACCTCGCCGACATCCGCGGCTCGGGCGGGCCCCCGGTGCACGTCGTGGAGGCGTCCACGGGACGGTTGCTCGGCACCGTGGACGAACCCTCCGCCCACACCGCCGTCCACACCGGGGCGGTGTACCTGCACCAAGGCGGCACCTACGTCGTCGAGCAGCTCGACCTGGACGCGAGCGTGGCCCTGGTATCGTCCGCCTCCCCCGACTACTCCACCTTCGCCAGGGACGTGACCGACATCACGGTGCTGGAGTCCGTGCGATCCCACCCGCTCGGGCCGGGCGAGCTGCACTTCGGCACGGTCGAGGTCACCCGCCAGGTCGTCTCCTTCCTCAAGCGCCGCCTCCAGACCGGCGAGGTGCTCGGCGAGGAGCCCCTGGACCTGCCGCCGCGCACGCTGCGCACGCGGGCCGTCTGGTGGACGCTGCCCGAGGAGGTGGTGGCCCCCCTGCGGGCGGCCGGCCTCGACGTCGCCGGCGCCGCGCACGCCGCCGAGCACGCCTCCATCGGCCTGCTGCCCCTCTTCGCCACCTGCGACCGCTGGGACATCGGCGGCGTCTCCACCGAACTGCACCTCGACACCGGCCTGCTCACGGTCTTCGTCTACGACGGCCACGAAGGCGGAGCCGGCTTCGCCGAACGCGGCTACGCCCGCGCCCGCGACTGGCTCACCGCGACTCGCGAGGCCATCGCCTCCTGCGAATGCGACCGCGGCTGCCCCTCCTGCATCCAATCCCCCAAATGCGGCAACGCCAACGACCCCCTAAACAAACCCGGCGCCCAAACCCTCCTAAACCTCCTCCTAACCCCATAA
- a CDS encoding Rv3654c family TadE-like protein has protein sequence MISFCLTRSNARVSRGWERGAGTVWVVVLMGVVWFLAGVAVVAGGVRVTRHRAQAAADLSALAAARHALAEPEAACGVARDLAHANGATVRNCVLHDGTVDVTVAVHLNVPWPGPHTLTATARAGPV, from the coding sequence ATGATCAGCTTCTGTCTGACCCGCTCGAACGCACGCGTGTCACGGGGGTGGGAACGCGGTGCGGGGACGGTTTGGGTGGTGGTGCTCATGGGGGTTGTCTGGTTTCTCGCCGGGGTCGCGGTGGTGGCCGGGGGCGTGCGGGTGACGCGTCATCGGGCGCAGGCAGCGGCGGACCTCAGCGCACTGGCTGCCGCGCGCCACGCGCTCGCGGAGCCTGAGGCGGCATGTGGTGTGGCACGCGATCTCGCCCATGCCAATGGGGCCACCGTGCGGAACTGCGTCCTCCACGACGGAACCGTGGACGTCACGGTCGCCGTTCATTTGAACGTCCCCTGGCCAGGACCACACACCCTCACCGCCACCGCCCGCGCCGGCCCCGTCTAG
- a CDS encoding TadE family type IV pilus minor pilin yields the protein MEVLFVFSVLRCRPLGSVSYVLRRLVSSLLCSWTPYGARRRDKGSVTAETAVALPALVLVLGAALWGIAVITAQMECVDAARTGARAAARGEPLDGVREAAARAGPRGASVSVERHSRISRVTVSAAIHPGWALTVPPISVSASAVSTTEPGVSVSAGTDVETGASMAGLNE from the coding sequence ATGGAGGTGCTCTTCGTGTTCAGCGTACTGAGGTGTCGTCCGCTGGGATCGGTTTCTTATGTGCTACGGCGTCTCGTGTCTTCTCTTTTGTGCAGTTGGACTCCGTACGGGGCTCGGCGTCGGGATAAGGGGTCTGTGACGGCTGAGACGGCGGTGGCGCTGCCCGCGCTTGTGCTTGTTCTTGGGGCGGCGCTGTGGGGCATCGCGGTCATCACGGCGCAGATGGAGTGCGTGGATGCCGCTCGAACGGGAGCTCGGGCCGCCGCCAGAGGTGAGCCATTGGACGGCGTGCGTGAGGCCGCAGCCCGTGCTGGTCCTCGTGGAGCTTCCGTATCGGTGGAACGGCACTCCCGAATCAGCCGAGTCACCGTCTCCGCCGCCATTCATCCTGGCTGGGCCCTCACCGTTCCACCCATCTCGGTCAGCGCCTCGGCCGTATCCACGACAGAACCCGGCGTGAGCGTGTCCGCCGGCACGGACGTGGAGACGGGCGCATCCATGGCCGGCCTGAACGAGTGA
- a CDS encoding DUF4244 domain-containing protein, whose product MGGPMKRWIRAFVRHAPAVWSANRARTVRRRLRRWAGRFRAEGRRLATIARARAEAGMSTAEYAVGTIAACAFAGLLFKIVSSEEVRKMLSDVIGRALQLAG is encoded by the coding sequence ATGGGAGGTCCGATGAAGAGGTGGATCCGCGCGTTCGTCCGGCACGCACCGGCGGTGTGGTCGGCGAACAGGGCGCGTACGGTCAGGCGCCGGCTGCGGAGGTGGGCCGGGCGCTTCCGTGCTGAGGGGCGTCGGCTCGCGACCATTGCTCGGGCGCGGGCGGAGGCGGGCATGTCGACCGCCGAATACGCGGTGGGCACCATCGCGGCCTGCGCGTTCGCGGGGCTGCTCTTCAAGATCGTCAGCAGTGAAGAGGTACGCAAGATGCTGTCCGACGTCATCGGCCGAGCCCTGCAGCTGGCGGGTTAG
- a CDS encoding type II secretion system F family protein, whose translation MTVAGAAFGGLLFAGVWPGLPVGAVVGAVAAIMARRRKPGDARRRERRIVADLPYALDLMVACLKAGQPIGGAVEATAEAIRGPLGEQLARVNGQLRLGARPEDAWQALEREASLAALARGMTRAALSGAPVADVLARLADDARHEVRTASSAAARRVGVQVVAPLGLCFLPAFVFLGIIPVVAGLAAQVFHD comes from the coding sequence GTGACGGTGGCCGGGGCCGCATTCGGGGGGTTGCTCTTCGCCGGTGTCTGGCCAGGGTTGCCGGTCGGCGCGGTCGTCGGTGCCGTGGCGGCGATCATGGCGCGTCGCCGGAAGCCGGGCGATGCCCGCAGGCGTGAACGACGCATCGTCGCCGACCTCCCGTACGCCCTCGACCTGATGGTCGCCTGCTTGAAGGCAGGTCAGCCCATCGGCGGTGCCGTAGAGGCCACGGCAGAGGCGATTCGCGGTCCTCTCGGCGAGCAACTGGCACGGGTCAATGGACAGTTGAGGCTCGGCGCCCGGCCGGAGGACGCGTGGCAGGCCCTGGAGCGTGAAGCTTCGCTGGCCGCTCTCGCGCGAGGGATGACACGCGCGGCGCTCAGCGGAGCCCCCGTCGCCGACGTTCTGGCGAGGCTCGCCGACGACGCACGCCACGAAGTCCGGACCGCCTCGTCGGCCGCCGCTCGGCGCGTCGGCGTCCAGGTCGTCGCACCACTGGGCCTTTGCTTCCTTCCCGCCTTCGTCTTCCTCGGGATCATCCCCGTGGTCGCCGGACTCGCCGCACAGGTCTTTCACGACTGA